One Chloroflexota bacterium genomic window, GGCATGAACGCCTACCCCACCTGGGGCGACGTCGGCACCGCTCTACGTCCGCACTTCGACGCGTACGATGCCGGCGAACTGACGCCGGAGGAGTACGGCCGCGTTGCCACCGACATCATCAACGAACTCCTGGTGCCGAAGGAATAGGCTGAAGCAGCGACGGCCATCTTCCTGATGTGAGAGTTGCGAGCGTTTGGCATGTTGCTCGCCGTAGGGGCACGATATATCGTGCCCCTACGATGGGTTTGGCAGTGTAGTGTGAACCGTAGCGCGGGGGCTTGTCCCCCGCCCATTGGCTTAGAACTGGGGTTGGCAGCCACTGTTCACCCTTCGACAAGCTCAGGGCGAACGGGATCCCGGTAAGCGGCCCTCGCAATCCGTCACTCCGGCGGAAGCCGGAGTCCAGAGATGGTGCAATGTGATACCGGTTGCGTATGTCAAAGCGAGCTAGGGTCTGTGTTCTAAGGAGAAGATGGATTCCCGCTTGCGCGGGAATGACGGATCGACGTGTGCGCTTTTTCTTACAAGTGTGACCGCAATGCAAGCTCACGACCGCAGAGCAAATCCAGTTAACTCATGCTGAGCCGCAAGCGCTGAAGGTATTACTAGTATGAAAGTCTACGTGATGACGGACATGGAAGGCGTGGCGGGGGTTATCGACTCGCCGAATTACTGCTTCCCGGAGTCCCGCTACTACGAGCGCGGCTGCGAGTTGACCACGCTGGAAGTCAACGCTGCCATCGAAGGGGCGCTGGAAGCCGGTGCTACGGACATTGTGGTGACGGACGGCCACGGGCACGGGGCGATCACGCCCATGCTGCTGCACCCGGCAGCGAAACTCTTGAAAGGACGCCCGCGCCCCATTGGCGCCGTCCTCGACGCATCGTTTGACGTCGCCATCAGCATCGGCCAGCATGCCAAGTCCAATGCCCCCGGCGGCCATCTGGCCCATTCCGGTTCGTTTACAGTGGAGGAGCTGACCATCAACGGAGTCTCCATCGGCGAAAGTGGCCGGAGTTTTATCAGCGCGGCGTACTTCGGCGTGCCGTACGTCTTTCTGAGCGGCGATCTGGCAGCGGCGGCAGAAGCGCAGGCGCTGGCGCCGGGCATCGAGACGGCGGTGGTAAAGGAAGGCCTTGACCGGGGTTCGGCCACCGGTCTTGGCATGGACGAGAACCGCGCGTTCAACGGCGCTGCCATTCACCTGCATCCCACCAAAGCGCGGCAGCTCATCTACGAGGGCGTGAAGCGCGGCATCGCACGCCGTGACGACATCGGCCTCTTCTGGCTGGAGCCGCCCTACACGCTCGTACACACCCAGCGCCCTGAGAACGGCGTCCCCGGGGGTGAGGCCCGCGTCACCGGCGATGACATTCTAAAGGTATTCAGGGCACCGCTCGAGTTAGGCAAGCACGTCGAAGCGCGTTGACGATAGCTGCGCAGTGTACGAAGCCCAGTGAGCGCTAGGGTCGGCTAGTTAGCCCCAAACTAACTTGTGCGGACAAAGTGACGAATAGACTTCGTAGCGCAGGTTTGTAACCTGCGTCCGCCGCATCCGAAAACTGTTACGCCGACTGCCCTGTACCGTAGTAGTGTTGGCACCGGAATCTTGAGCTTGGCTGCTACCTAGAATCGCTTATAGAAGGGTTAAGCATGACCTACACGTTGCTCTGGGGAGATACCCACATCCACGCCGAATACTCGCCGTGCTTCAAGCCAGAGGCAATACCGGATGGGTTCGACGGCTCGCCCGCCGACTGCTACCGCTACGCGCGTGACGTGGCGGAGATAGATTTCGCCGCCGTCACCGATCACACCTGGTCGGGCATGGGGGGAAAACGCCCATCATGCTTACCGACGACCAGTATGGGGTGATCCTGGAGGCGAACCGCGCCTATCAGGATCCCGGCAGGTTCGTGACCTTCCCGGCATACGAGTGGAATTCGCCCAAAGACCGCACCTGGGGTCATCACAACGCGCTCTTCTGCGACGACGAACCGCCCTTGCTGCCGAGCGGCAGCGCCGTGAGCTCGCTCGACGAGGTGTGGGCGGCGTTTGATGAACTACCGTATGGGGCGATGTTGATTCCGCACCATCTGGCGCGGGACCGCACGCCCTATGACTGGTCGACGTTCAATCCACGCTACGAGCCGATAGTTGAGATCACGTCCATGTGGGGCAATTACGAGTACAAGGGTAACCCGCATGAATGCGATCCCAACTGGTCGCCCAGCGTCCCGGGTTCGTTCCTGCAGGACGGCCTGGCGCGGGGACACCGCCCAGGCGTGATCGGCGGCAGCGACAACCACACCGGCCACTCCGGGGGACACCATTTCCCGTTTGATCCAATGATTCCAGGTCGCCCTTTGAACGAAATCCTGGCGGGGCGCGGTACCCAGCGCCGTAATGCGCTCGGCGCCGGCCTGACCGGCGTCTACGCGGAGGACTTTACGCGCGAGGGCATCTTTGCCGCCCTGCACGCCCGCCGCTGCTTTGCCGCTACCGGCCATAAGATCCGCCTCTGGACCGAGACGAACGGCCTGGAAATGGGTGCGGACGGCGGCGCGCTGCCGGACGAGCCGCGCACGATTCATGTTGCCGTGAACGGCACCGCGCCCATCGCTCACATCACGCTGGTGCGCAATAACGTCGACGTGCAGAGATTCCGGCCGCAGGAGACGTCGGCAGATGTGACCGTGGACCTCGTAGACGACGATCCGATGGAGAAGATCGTGAAAGTCTCACCGCCCGTGGCCGCTGGCGACGACGATTCGCTGGTCTACTATTACGTGCGCGTGGTGCAAGCTGACGAGCGCACGGCGTGGTCCAGCCCGGTCTGGTTCACTGTGCGGGCGTAGGCTTCCGTGGTAAACTCCGCACGATTCAGGACATGCGGGCGGCGCAAGTCAATGGCTTGTTTGGCCCTGTGTCTAACCTCGCCGCCGCTGTCGTGCTGGGCTGGGGATCTCTCCTACGAAGCCTCCCCTGCGCTACCTTGACACTGCAGCGAAACCCTTACCATACTGAGAGCGTTGCACGCATTGCTCAGTCTGCGAGATGGCGCACTGGTGTCTCGCCATCTCGCTGTAGCAAGGTCGGGGTAGATTCTCGCTCTTTCCCTCGAGATACTCGAGTGTCGGGGTACGGGGTGAAGGGAAACCCCGCAATCTGAGCCACCTTGACCGACCCGGTGCAATTGCGTAAGAGTCCTATAGGTAGAGAGTACCGGGATAGCAGGAATCCCCTCACCCCGGCCCTCTCCCCAGGGGAGAGGGGGTACACGTGACTGTTGTTTGGGTCGTGCTGGAGTCTCCCCAGGGAGACCTTTGCATAACTCTTCAACTTTGAGGGGTAAGGTTGGGATGAGGGTGAAACGACTTGACATCATGCTATTTTTAGTTGTAAAGGCGCACTGGATTCCGGCTTGCGCCGGAATGACGAAGTTACGCAATGGCCTACCCTGGGGAGAGGGAGCAGAGTTCGGATCCGAGTGAACATGGAGCGGCTCCGGTTCCCTCTCCTGGGGGAGAGGGTTAGGGTGAGGGGATCTTCTCACTTACCGGCTTGAGTG contains:
- a CDS encoding DUF3604 domain-containing protein; the encoded protein is MLTDDQYGVILEANRAYQDPGRFVTFPAYEWNSPKDRTWGHHNALFCDDEPPLLPSGSAVSSLDEVWAAFDELPYGAMLIPHHLARDRTPYDWSTFNPRYEPIVEITSMWGNYEYKGNPHECDPNWSPSVPGSFLQDGLARGHRPGVIGGSDNHTGHSGGHHFPFDPMIPGRPLNEILAGRGTQRRNALGAGLTGVYAEDFTREGIFAALHARRCFAATGHKIRLWTETNGLEMGADGGALPDEPRTIHVAVNGTAPIAHITLVRNNVDVQRFRPQETSADVTVDLVDDDPMEKIVKVSPPVAAGDDDSLVYYYVRVVQADERTAWSSPVWFTVRA
- a CDS encoding M55 family metallopeptidase; translated protein: MKVYVMTDMEGVAGVIDSPNYCFPESRYYERGCELTTLEVNAAIEGALEAGATDIVVTDGHGHGAITPMLLHPAAKLLKGRPRPIGAVLDASFDVAISIGQHAKSNAPGGHLAHSGSFTVEELTINGVSIGESGRSFISAAYFGVPYVFLSGDLAAAAEAQALAPGIETAVVKEGLDRGSATGLGMDENRAFNGAAIHLHPTKARQLIYEGVKRGIARRDDIGLFWLEPPYTLVHTQRPENGVPGGEARVTGDDILKVFRAPLELGKHVEAR